A genomic window from Planococcus rifietoensis includes:
- the floA gene encoding flotillin-like protein FloA (flotillin-like protein involved in membrane lipid rafts): MGLEAIGLGAAIIGIIVVLAIFFTFVPVTLWISALAAGVRISIFTLIGMRLRRVIPSRIVNPLIKASKAGLSVQINQLESHYLAGGNVDRVVNALIAAHRANIDLPFERAAAIDLAGRDVLEAVQMSVNPKVIETPFIAGVAMDGIEVKAKARITVRANIDRLVGGAGEETIVARVGEGIVSTLGSSTNHKKVLENPDLISQTVLGKGLDSGTAFEILSIDIADVDIGKNIGAELQTEQADADKKIAQAKAEERRAMAVASEQEMKAKVVQMRAKVVEAEAEVPMAMSEALRSGNIGVMDYINYKNVQADTSMRESISKSGTEKQEDEN; the protein is encoded by the coding sequence ATGGGACTTGAAGCAATCGGCTTAGGCGCCGCGATAATTGGTATTATCGTTGTACTTGCCATCTTTTTCACATTCGTACCAGTCACATTATGGATCTCGGCTTTAGCTGCCGGCGTCCGCATCAGCATCTTCACATTGATCGGTATGAGATTGCGCCGGGTTATCCCGTCGCGAATTGTCAACCCGTTGATCAAGGCTTCAAAAGCCGGTCTTTCCGTACAGATCAACCAATTGGAAAGCCATTACCTGGCTGGCGGTAACGTCGACCGAGTGGTTAACGCATTGATCGCAGCACACCGTGCCAATATCGATTTGCCGTTCGAACGCGCAGCAGCAATCGATCTTGCCGGCCGTGACGTACTTGAAGCGGTTCAAATGTCGGTTAACCCGAAAGTCATCGAAACGCCATTCATTGCCGGTGTGGCAATGGACGGGATCGAAGTGAAAGCAAAAGCGCGGATTACCGTGCGCGCCAATATCGACCGCCTCGTCGGTGGTGCGGGTGAAGAAACAATCGTCGCCCGTGTTGGTGAAGGTATCGTTTCGACACTCGGTTCAAGCACGAACCATAAGAAAGTCCTGGAAAACCCAGACCTCATCTCTCAAACCGTACTAGGCAAAGGGTTGGATTCCGGTACAGCTTTTGAAATCCTGTCGATTGATATCGCAGACGTGGATATCGGTAAAAACATCGGTGCCGAGCTTCAGACTGAGCAAGCGGATGCCGATAAGAAAATCGCACAGGCCAAAGCGGAAGAACGCCGTGCAATGGCTGTCGCTAGCGAGCAGGAAATGAAAGCGAAAGTCGTCCAGATGCGCGCGAAAGTTGTCGAAGCCGAAGCCGAAGTGCCGATGGCGATGTCGGAAGCACTCCGTTCTGGAAACATCGGCGTGATGGATTATATCAATTACAAGAATGTCCAAGCTGATACAAGCATGCGTGAATCCATTTCGAAAAGCGGAACGGAAAAACAAGAGGACGAAAACTAA
- a CDS encoding NfeD family protein, whose product MAFALAIPAISADNGKVYVIPIEAEVERGLQSFLERGIDEAEEAGAEAIVFEIDTPGGFVNAADGIARLLDETETETLAFVNQDALSAGAFLALHNDEIYMHPNGRMGAAQVIDQSGNAAADKANSAWLASMRSAAESSGRDPQFALAMADASIDLPEYRAAQGDLLTLGAQEALDVGYSEGTVSSLDELLEMKDLSGAEVVQVEENWSETLARFLTSPIVVPILLSVAGLGLLLELFTPGVGIPGFFGLFSLMLFFYGHLVAGLAGYESILLLVFGLGLILLEFFVPGGILGILGILAVIGSVLLAGEDVQSTAVAILIALLVASAGMVILVKFFGKKLNMFKRIILTDATDTEHGYVSAVNRPELIGQIARTTNALRPSGTIRLGDEYIDAVSEGRFIDSNKDVKIIKVEGSRIVVRELEKQEEEE is encoded by the coding sequence ATGGCATTTGCTTTAGCGATTCCGGCCATTTCGGCGGATAACGGAAAAGTTTATGTCATTCCGATTGAAGCGGAAGTGGAGCGGGGATTGCAGTCGTTTCTGGAGCGGGGCATTGATGAAGCCGAAGAAGCCGGAGCGGAAGCTATTGTCTTTGAGATCGATACACCGGGCGGTTTCGTTAATGCAGCAGATGGCATTGCGCGCCTGTTGGATGAAACCGAGACTGAAACACTCGCTTTCGTCAACCAGGATGCCCTCTCGGCCGGCGCTTTTCTGGCCTTGCATAATGATGAAATCTATATGCATCCGAATGGGCGGATGGGCGCGGCGCAAGTCATCGACCAGTCGGGCAACGCGGCTGCCGATAAGGCGAACTCTGCTTGGCTTGCTTCAATGAGAAGCGCTGCGGAATCGTCAGGCCGGGATCCACAATTTGCCTTGGCGATGGCGGATGCAAGTATCGACCTTCCGGAATACCGGGCTGCTCAAGGTGATTTATTGACTCTCGGTGCCCAGGAAGCGCTCGACGTCGGTTATTCAGAAGGGACTGTTTCATCCCTGGATGAACTGCTAGAAATGAAAGACCTCTCAGGCGCTGAGGTCGTCCAAGTAGAAGAAAACTGGTCAGAGACGCTCGCACGTTTTCTGACAAGCCCGATTGTGGTGCCGATCTTATTGTCGGTGGCAGGTCTCGGATTACTGCTTGAGCTGTTCACGCCTGGAGTCGGGATTCCTGGATTCTTCGGCTTGTTTTCGTTAATGCTGTTCTTCTACGGTCATCTGGTCGCAGGGCTTGCCGGGTATGAATCGATTTTGCTGTTGGTCTTCGGGCTTGGTTTGATTCTGCTGGAATTTTTCGTTCCAGGCGGCATACTCGGAATTCTCGGGATACTGGCTGTCATCGGAAGTGTTCTATTAGCGGGTGAAGACGTCCAGTCAACAGCGGTCGCAATTTTGATTGCATTACTTGTAGCTTCAGCAGGGATGGTGATTTTAGTGAAATTTTTCGGGAAAAAGTTGAACATGTTCAAACGCATTATCCTGACCGATGCCACCGATACGGAGCATGGCTATGTTTCGGCCGTCAATCGGCCGGAACTGATCGGCCAGATCGCCCGAACGACCAATGCCCTTAGGCCTTCTGGCACCATCCGGCTCGGTGACGAATACATCGATGCAGTATCCGAAGGCCGGTTTATCGACAGCAACAAAGATGTTAAAATTATCAAGGTAGAAGGGTCTCGCATCGTTGTGCGTGAACTCGAAAAACAAGAGGAGGAAGAATAA